A single genomic interval of Aedes aegypti strain LVP_AGWG chromosome 1, AaegL5.0 Primary Assembly, whole genome shotgun sequence harbors:
- the LOC110681534 gene encoding uncharacterized protein LOC110681534: MNEGTETDSDADAPAAEYLDDFELPDAWSTQLPEDPLDKTLDELENSSAAIHSRENGQSSISEDGECSIHVEKDLFSCVLLAYKRQFKGQSSGSYIARWQVTAHSTTSFIRKVWNLAKEHLNREVIFDVKADGTTSPVWAENESSSEKEFGKFVLFQSGRRHYVLEKLTESSNLLQSWRNKEITVLLHVYSLSVSNRTVWSSVKENLIDPSERDRSGAATTQAVIGLADELRSVHGKHLDAHGMAWSFWANSILNGPAHLRESLKDHPPQHLAHLFRVKEGLHVNAIRRELSVAHSVNNSYHEEVVALRQVFDVVESNVESLNASLKMFKIRLEALELRDRLSDSMINAMETAVKVQEDDLGQELKSKIIDMEDMDHM, from the coding sequence ATGAACGAGGGAACCGAAACAGATAGCGATGCGGATGCACCAGCAGCAGAATATCTGGATGATTTTGAGTTGCCGGATGCATGGAGTACGCAGCTGCCGGAGGATCCTCTGGACAAAACATTGGATGAATTGGAAAACTCGAGTGCCGCTATCCATTCACGTGAAAACGGACAGAGCAGTATTTCCGAGGATGGCGAATGCTCCATTCATGTCGAGAAGGATCTTTTCAGTTGTGTCCTGTTAGCATATAAACGGCAATTCAAAGGTCAATCTTCCGGATCGTATATTGCACGCTGGCAAGTTACTGCCCATAGTACTACAAGCTTCATTCGTAAGGTATGGAACTTGGCCAAGGAGCACTTGAATAGAGAGGTTATCTTTGATGTGAAAGCGGACGGGACAACCTCCCCAGTGTGGGCGGAAAATGAATCTTCCTCTGAGAAGGAATTTGGCAAGTTTGTGTTGTTTCAATCGGGCCGTCGACACTACGTTCTGGAGAAGCTCACCGAAAGCAGCAACCTATTACAAAGTTGGAGAAACAAGGAAATAACAGTTCTTTTGCACGTGTACTCATTGTCTGTGAGTAATCGTACAGTCTGGAGCTCGGTGAAGGAGAACCTAATCGACCCATCTGAACGGGATCGTTCGGGTGCTGCTACAACACAAGCTGTAATCGGGCTGGCGGATGAGCTCAGGTCAGTACACGGTAAACATTTGGATGCCCACGGTATGGCATGGTCATTTTGGGCTAACTCCATACTAAATGGTCCTGCCCACCTGAGAGAATCACTCAAGGATCACCCTCCGCAGCATCTTGCACATCTGTTCCGTGTGAAGGAAGGATTGCATGTCAATGCTATTCGAAGAGAACTATCAGTAGCACACAGCGTGAATAATAGTTATCACGAAGAGGTCGTTGCATTGCGGCAAGTTTTCGACGTAGTCGAATCGAATGTGGAAAGCTTGAACGCCTCACTGAAAATGTTCAAGATTCGTCTAGAGGCGTTGGAATTACGAGACAGGCTGAGTGATTCAATGATCAATGCCATGGAGACGGCAGTGAAGGTTCAGGAAGACGATCTGGGACAGGAGTTGAAGTCAAAAATCATTGACATGGAGGATATGGATCACATGTAA